The sequence GTGTGCACACACTTACTTGGTCATAAAGGTGATTTTAATAAAAGGGCATTTGTCATATGTTTTCTTACATTGTAAGAGAACTAACTCACTAGAACAGATCTATTTCAGAAGTCTAAGCACttgtgtaatatataaatatatatacagtaatCATCTTATAAAGTCAATGGAAGTTACTGATACCATATTTCATCAAGTCTGAGacgaaatttttcttttcatttcaactCTTCTGAAATAAGGGGACATCCTACATCTAGGGGGATATCACAGTTTCATTGGCAGTTCTTCTTCCTTGGTGGAATGTAATATAATGGTGTGTCTTAAAATTTGTTAGATTTGTTGAAATACATGTAACAAAAGAATGAGGCCAGTGGCTATGTTTTAGTACACCctttaaaaaatctgtgtgtTTTAAGCAGAAATATATGACTGCTTTAATTTCCACTCTTCCCCATCATATTCGATGATGGAAGCATAAATGACTTAGAAATAGAATCAATAATACTGATACTCAACTTGACTGAATTATCAAACTAGCTACACCCTCAAGTCATTAGTTAGTacaaatccaaaaataaatatattcttgtTTATCCTAGTGAAAACATTGATCTTATAGATAATAGccctcttaaaataatttttttttgtcagattGGTAACATTTAAGGATGTGTTTCTATGCACACCAGATAAAATGAAGTTTATAACACAGCAACACTGTTACGCAGAAAAGGTGCCTGTGtgtttttggtttgggtttttctttttttaaggatttgtttctcatttaaaaaaaaactatataataCAAGTAGCTAATGgtcaaaaattatttgcttttaccCACAAAAAGAGTTTTGCTTGTGGTTGATCCTTACAAAGCCAGTCAGATGGCTACATAGGGTGTTCTTTCCAGTAAAATTCTAAGTCTGACAACCTGGGCCTATTGCCAGCCTACATACTTTATAAGTTTGACAAGATAAATAGAAATTTACTACCCAGCACTAGTTTAATCTGAATCAAAAGCTGACTTAATTATTTTGGATTGATCTTACCTAACCACTTATGGTTGGCCTGAAGAATATTAGTTTCCTATTATAGTGTTAAGGAAAGCTGATTTTTACTACAATTCTAATTTTCAGACGTTGGAAAACAAGTAATTTCTGTGGCCAACATTTATTTTGAATACCTTGGCATCCTTTCTTTGCCACATTCTTCTTAGTATTCTTCATGgagttcctttcttttaaaatcaatggAATGGCAGGGTTGCCACTATTGTCCTTGTATGGTTCACATCAATgatctgttgttattattattattattattattattattattatttgagacagagtcacactctatcacccactggagtgcagtggctcaatcttagctcactgcaacctcctgggttcaagcaattctcccacctcagcctctcgagtaactggaaTTGCAGGCACAAGCAtcccagcccagctaatttttttatttttagtagagacagggtttcaccacgttgaccaggctggtctcgaactcctgacttcaagtgatccacccaccttagcctcccaaagtgctggaattacaggcgtgagccactgcgcctggcctgttattACTTTTTTACATCAGTGGTTATTCTGTGTTAGTCTCTTGAACAACATGCAGCTTTTACTAGGAGCATGTCTGGTATTTGAATTAGAAAGGAAGGTATTAGTATTCATTGAGGGCTTACAATAGAGCAGGTGCTTCATAGTCACAAATTCTTTGATCCCTCACAACAACCCTCTATGAAGTAGCTCCTCCATAtaatagatgaggaaaactgagacTTCGCCACATCCCCATAGTTACAAACCAGTAAGAAGGATTAGCAGCCAGGTGTACTATGAATCCGGAGGCCCTACTCTCTTCTGCTACCACTTATCACCTCCTTCtacagtttctctttgccttggtTTTTCAGTTCCCTTCGATTCAAGTAACAAATAACAAGAGGAAATAtataagaaggaaaggagggagatggctttgggaggaggagagggaagagagtgaAGCAATCTTTAATTCTGAAAAcagggaaaacaaatatttagaaagtaaaacCGATTTCCATCCTTTACATACGATTATACATCCTATACAAAACTCTGGAAATTTGCCCATTGAGGTAATTATGGAGCACTACCTAATGTGTTTCACGGAAAGCTCCTCTGTTTGGGCTATGCAGGATTTACAGGGAGTTTAAATCATTAAATAACCATAGTTGACCCCTATTTGGTTAAGAGAGTAAGCAATTATTGCAAAGAGGTCTTCCCTGCCTTCCACAAACAGCACAAAAATGGTTCTGAAGGGATTTACACAATACATCAACATCTGTGCTGTACCTAGAGTTGTTAAAATAATTGTGATGACAGGTGTCTAGGTACCACTTTCTTAATGGTTTTCAATATCCATTGATTTATTGTTGTGGCTTTCCCTTCCCCTTTACAGCTTTGGCTTTAAGAAAGAGCTGGGGAACAGATTTTGCACGAGAGGCTGATTCTTTATTCCAATGctgaaaagaagtaataaaaataatcacttgGCTTTTAAGCAGAAAGCTTCCATTTACAGTATTTCACCCTTACCCCGCCCCCTTCCAAGCCCCTTGTTATCTAACATAATGGTTGGAATACATTTCCGTCTCTCCCTTTAATAATTTCATGCATTAACATCCTCTTCACACACTGTACACACACGCACGCccgcacacacacgcgcgcgcatacacacacacagcaaaaggaaaaaagaggcagCAGAAATCTCAGCTGTACTTCTAGCCCTTTTAAAAAGTTTGCTCTGTAAATTGGAATGAGGTCAGATTTGGAGCTTCTCATTGCACGCGGAGATTATTATTGCATCGGGTTCCAAGCCAATGGGAAGCCCGGGGGAGGGGTTTGGCATGAGGAAGCGTTGGTTACAGCAGCTGATTGGCTGCAGCCAAGACTGTGAAAGGATAAAGAGGCGCGAGGCGGAATTGGGGTCTGCTCTAAGCTGCAGCAGGAGAAACTGTGTGTGAGGGGAAGAGGCCTGTTTAGCTGTCGGGTCTCTAGTTCTTGCACGCTCTTTAAGAGTCTGCACTGGAGGAATTCTTGCCATTACCAGCTCCCTTCTtgcagaagggagggagaaacatACATTTATTCATGCCAGTCTGTTGCATGCAGGCTTTTTGGCTTCCTACCTTGCAACAAAATAATTGCACAAACTCCTTAGTGCCGATTCCGCCCACAGACAGTCCTGGAGCCAGAGTCTTTTTTGCTTTGCATTGTAGGAGAGGGACTAAGTGCTAGAGACTATGTCGCTTTCCTGAGCTACCGAGAGCGCTCGTGAACTGGAATCAACTGcttcagggaaaaagaaaaaaaaagaaaaaaaaaaaaaaaaaaagacttgcctGGGAGGCCGCGAGAAACTTGTATTGGAAGCTTCAGCAACCAGCATTCGAGAAACTCCTCTCTACTTTAGCACGGTCTCCAGACTCAGCCGAGAGACAGCAAACTGCAGCGCggtgagagagcgagagagagggagagactctccagcctgggaactATAACTCCTCTGCGAGAGGCGGAGAACTCCTTCCCCGCATCTTTTGGGGACTTTTCTCTCTTCGCCCACCTCCGCCCCTGCGAGGAGTTGAGGGGCCAGTTCGGCCGCCGCGCGCGTCTTCCCGTTCGGCGTGTGCTCGGCCCGGGAAGCCGGGAGGGCCCGGCGATCGCGCCGCGGCCGCCGCGAGGGTGTGAGCGCGCGTGGGCGCCCGCCAAGCCGGGGCcatggtgcagcaaaccaacaatGCCGAGAACACGGAAGCGTTACTGGCCGGCGAGAGCTCGGACTCGGGCGCCGGCCTCGAGCTGGGCATCGCCTCCTCCCCCACGCCCGGCTCCACCGCCTCCACGGGCGGTAAGGCCGACGACCCGAGCTGGTGCAAGACCCCGAGTGGGCACATCAAGCGGCCTATGAACGCCTTCATGGTGTGGTCGCAGATCGAGCGGCGCAAGATCATGGAGCAGTCGCCCGACATGCACAACGCCGAGATCTCCAAGCGGCTGGGCAAACGCTGGAAGCTGCTCAAAGACAGCGACAAGATCCCTTTCATTCGAGAGGCGGAGCGGCTGCGCCTCAAGCACATGGCTGACTACCCCGACTACAAGTACCGGCCCAGGAAGAAGGTGAAATCCGGCAACGCTAACTCCAGCTCCTCGGCCGCCGCCTCCTCCAAGCCAGGGGAGAAGGGAGACAAGGTCGGTGGCAGCGGCGGGGGCGGCCatgggggcggcggcggcggcgggagcaGCAACGCGGGGGGAGGAGGCGGCGGTGCGAGTGGCGGCGGCGCCAACTCCAAACCGGCGCAGAAAAAGAGCTGCGGCTCCAAAGTGGCGGGCGGCGCGGGCGGCGGGGTCAGCAAACCGCACGCCAAGCTCATCCTggcaggcggcggcggcggcgggaaaGCAGCggctgccgccgccgcctcctccttcGCCGCCGAACAGGCGGGGGCCGCCGCCCTGCTGCCCCTGGGCGCCGCCGCCGACCACCACTCGCTGTACAAGGCGCGGACTCCCAGCGCCTCGGCCTCCGCCTCCTCGGCGGCCTCTGCTTCCGCAGCGCTTGCGGCCCCGGGCAAGCACCTGGCGGAGAAGAAGGTGAAGCGCGTCTACCTGTTCGGCGGCCTGGGCACGTCGTCGTCGCCCGTGGGCGGCGTGGGCGCGGGAGCCGACCCCAGCGACCCCCTGGGCTTGTACGAGGAGGAGGGCGCGGGCTGCTCGCCCGACGCGCCGAGCCTGAGCGGCCGCAGCAGCGCCGCCTCGTCCCCCGCCGCCGGCCGCTCGCCCGCCGACCACCGCGGCTACGCCAGCCTGCGCGCCGCCTCGCCCACCCCGTCCAGCGCGCCCTCGCACGCGTCCTCCTCGGCCTCGTCccactcctcctcttcctcctcctcggGCTCCTCGTCCTCCGACGACGAGTTCGAAGACGACCTGCTCGACCTGAACCCCAGCTCAAACTTTGAGAGCATGTCCCTGGGCAGCTTCAGCTCGTCGTCGGCTCTCGACCGGGACCTGGATTTTAACTTCGAGCCCGGCTCCGGCTCGCACTTCGAGTTCCCGGACTACTGCACGCCCGAGGTGAGCGAGATGATCTCGGGAGACTGGCTCGAGTCCAGCATCTCCAACCTGGTTTTCACCTACTGAAGGGCGCGCAGGCAGGGGGGAGCGCCGGGggtaggagaggagaaaaaaaaaaataaaaaatgaaacgaAAAGGACAGACGAAGAgttgaaagagaaaagggaaaaaagaaaaaaaaatgagcagggcTGGCTTCGACCGCGTTCCCGTCGTCGGAAAGGAGCGCGGCGGCGTTTTGGACCCGCGCTCCCATCCCCCACCTTCCCGGGCCGGGGACCCACTATGCCCAGCCGCAGGGACGCGGAGGAGGCAGAGGGTAGACAGGGGCGAcctgttattgttgttattgatgttgttgttgatggcaaaaaaaaaaaaaaaagcgactTCGAGTTTCCTCCCCTTTGCTTGAAGAGAACCCCTCCCCTTCCAAAGAGCTTCCGGACTTGTCTGCACCCCCAGCAAGAAACCGAGTTAGTTTTCTAGAGACTGAAGGAATCTCCCCGTTCCTGCATCACCaccttggttttgttttattttgcttcttggTCAAGAAAGGAGGGGATAACCCAgcgctcccctcccctcccccttttttAAACGCCTGATGAAGACAGAAGGTTCCGGGGTGACGAATTTGGCCGATGGCAGATGTTTTGGGGGAGCGCCGGGACTGAGAGACTCCACGCAGGCGAATTCCCGTatggggctttttttttctctctctcttccttttccccctgCCCCGTCTGCAGCCAGAGGAGGAGATGTTGAGGGGAGGAGGCCAGCCAGAGTGACCGGCGCTAGGAAATGACCCGAGAACCCCGTTGGAAGCCGAGCAGCGGGAGCTAGGGGCGGGGGCGGAGAAGGACACGAACTGGAAGGGGGTTCACGGTCAAACTGAAATGGATTTGCGCGTTGGGGAGCAGGCGGCGGCGGCTGCTGGTCCTGCGCCTTCCTTCTACGTGAAATCAGTGAGGTGAGACTTCCCAGACCCCGGAGGCGTGGAGGAGAGGAGACTGTTTGATGTGGTACAGGGGCAGTCAGTGGAAAGCGAGTggtttcggaaaaaaaaaaaaaaaaaaaaggaaaaaaaaaaggtttttttcttctcttaatcgGAATCGTGATGGTGTTGGATTA comes from Theropithecus gelada isolate Dixy chromosome 4, Tgel_1.0, whole genome shotgun sequence and encodes:
- the SOX4 gene encoding transcription factor SOX-4 isoform X1 produces the protein MVQQTNNAENTEALLAGESSDSGAGLELGIASSPTPGSTASTGGKADDPSWCKTPSGHIKRPMNAFMVWSQIERRKIMEQSPDMHNAEISKRLGKRWKLLKDSDKIPFIREAERLRLKHMADYPDYKYRPRKKVKSGNANSSSSAAASSKPGEKGDKVGGSGGGGHGGGGGGGSSNAGGGGGGASGGGANSKPAQKKSCGSKVAGGAGGGVSKPHAKLILAGGGGGGKAAAAAAASSFAAEQAGAAALLPLGAAADHHSLYKARTPSASASASSAASASAALAAPGKHLAEKKVKRVYLFGGLGTSSSPVGGVGAGADPSDPLGLYEEEGAGCSPDAPSLSGRSSAASSPAAGRSPADHRGYASLRAASPTPSSAPSHASSSASSHSSSSSSSGSSSSDDEFEDDLLDLNPSSNFESMSLGSFSSSSALDRDLDFNFEPGSGSHFEFPDYCTPEVSEMISGDWLESSISNLVFTY
- the SOX4 gene encoding transcription factor SOX-4 isoform X2 — its product is MVQQTNNAENTEALLAGESSDSGAGLELGIASSPTPGSTASTGGKADDPSWCKTPSGHIKRPMNAFMVWSQIERRKIMEQSPDMHNAEISKRLGKRWKLLKDSDKIPFIREAERLRLKHMADYPDYKYRPRKKVKSGNANSSSSAAASSKPGEKGDKVGGSGGGGHGGGGGGGSSNAGGGGGGASGGGANSKPAQKKSCGSKVAGGAGGGVSKPHAKLILAGGGGGGKAAAAAAASSFAAEQAGAAALLPLGAAADHHSLYKARTPSASASASSAASASAALAAPGKHLAEKKVKRVYLFGGLGTSSSPVGGVGAGADPSDPLGLYEEEGAGCSPDAPSLSGRSSAASSHSSSSSSSGSSSSDDEFEDDLLDLNPSSNFESMSLGSFSSSSALDRDLDFNFEPGSGSHFEFPDYCTPEVSEMISGDWLESSISNLVFTY